In a genomic window of Mycoplasma iguanae:
- a CDS encoding AAA family ATPase, with amino-acid sequence MKHKLKNKINQISNSISQVIVERDAIVKLCILGIFSKESVFLLGPPGIAKSLISRKISSVFKNSKQFEVLMNKFTLTDEIFGPIDILALKEGRFKRKIDGYLPDANIAFLDEIWKASSSIQNTLLTIINEKIFVNDGEIEKVDLYFLIAASNELPERKQNLEALWDRFLMKFNIEPIQDEKNFVNMITNQEDVLAHKTISDKDIIDFKIVNEVYNELKTIKVDEDVLNFILETKKEIKKQNDKVLKQNPFADGFDQFYVSDRKWKKNVNLLKASAYLNERESVNLTDLNIIYYTLWNNLEQFDFYKKFIGNKLYEFKYKKIFDTKFAELSQLREKLIKFTTRVTEKERVVIKAVENEKGLQFNRFVDENKNIYYLLKEDMDSISTKADLKIDWLISYVTEEEFNLSKIPTKKFLVKYSNSSFYIYENNDESERMIEIITEFVKEKYNEYELIRISDLALEEWEIDKNKFLTSIEKEIKQIEKYKKTVEAEEVNIFWDRSIIEDELNSATKAQDKLRELKTKVNAFDEEKNRLKFGFTLTNIDTLFSLDKKE; translated from the coding sequence ATGAAACATAAATTAAAAAATAAAATTAACCAAATTAGTAATTCAATTTCTCAAGTTATTGTTGAAAGAGATGCAATTGTTAAATTGTGTATTTTAGGAATTTTTTCAAAAGAATCAGTATTTTTACTAGGACCACCCGGGATTGCTAAATCATTAATTTCAAGAAAAATTTCATCTGTTTTTAAAAATTCAAAGCAATTTGAAGTTTTAATGAATAAATTTACCTTAACTGATGAAATTTTTGGTCCAATTGATATTCTGGCTCTTAAAGAAGGGCGTTTTAAAAGAAAAATTGATGGCTATTTACCAGATGCTAACATTGCTTTTTTAGATGAAATTTGAAAAGCTTCTTCTTCAATTCAAAATACTTTGTTAACAATTATTAATGAAAAAATCTTTGTTAATGATGGTGAAATAGAAAAAGTCGATTTATATTTCTTAATAGCTGCATCTAACGAACTTCCAGAAAGAAAGCAAAATTTGGAAGCCTTGTGAGATAGATTTTTAATGAAATTTAATATTGAACCAATTCAAGATGAGAAAAATTTTGTTAATATGATCACAAATCAAGAAGATGTTTTAGCTCATAAAACAATAAGTGATAAAGATATCATTGATTTTAAAATTGTAAACGAAGTATATAACGAATTAAAAACCATTAAAGTGGATGAAGATGTTTTAAATTTTATTTTGGAAACTAAAAAAGAGATTAAAAAACAAAATGATAAAGTTTTAAAACAAAATCCTTTTGCTGATGGATTTGACCAATTTTATGTTTCAGATAGAAAATGAAAGAAAAATGTTAATTTATTAAAAGCATCTGCTTATTTAAACGAAAGAGAAAGTGTAAATCTAACCGATTTAAATATTATTTATTACACATTATGAAATAATTTAGAACAATTTGATTTTTATAAAAAATTCATCGGAAATAAATTGTATGAATTTAAATATAAAAAAATCTTTGATACTAAATTTGCAGAGCTTAGTCAGTTACGAGAAAAATTAATTAAATTTACCACTAGAGTAACCGAAAAAGAAAGAGTTGTAATTAAAGCTGTTGAAAATGAAAAAGGTTTACAATTCAATAGATTTGTTGATGAAAATAAAAATATTTACTATCTTTTAAAAGAAGATATGGATTCAATATCTACAAAAGCAGATTTAAAAATTGACTGACTAATTTCATATGTTACAGAAGAAGAATTTAATTTATCAAAAATTCCAACTAAGAAATTTTTAGTAAAATATAGCAATTCAAGTTTTTATATTTATGAAAACAATGATGAATCAGAACGAATGATCGAAATCATAACAGAATTTGTGAAAGAGAAATACAATGAGTATGAATTAATCAGAATTTCTGATTTAGCACTTGAAGAATGGGAAATTGATAAGAATAAATTTCTGACATCAATTGAAAAAGAGATCAAGCAAATTGAAAAATACAAAAAAACAGTTGAAGCTGAAGAGGTTAATATTTTTTGAGACCGTTCAATTATTGAAGATGAATTAAATTCAGCAACAAAAGCACAAGATAAATTGAGAGAACTAAAAACCAAAGTTAATGCATTTGATGAAGAAAAAAATAGACTAAAATTTGGTTTTACATTAACTAATATAGATACTTTATTTTCTTTAGATAAAAAGGAATAA
- the topA gene encoding type I DNA topoisomerase → MNNILVIVESPSKEKTIQKYLGDKYEVMSSVGHIAKMKTTGKMGLGINFETWEPQYSIDPTKKEIVKNLKRAAKKASQVLIATDPDREGEAIGDNLVSFLAINEKYKRIKYNEITKEAILNAIKNPLLIDENLVKAQKSRRMLDRIIGFRLSKLISSKIVNSPINPSAGRVQSIALKLIVDREKEIEAFVPINYFIIEAKINASTSATLYKKNDKKDWENTWVSQAEAEEIMKELQGNLIINEIKKSKRTEMRATPFKQSVLYKRAALSSSTVQSAMQKLYEGYDDGGLISYPRTDSTRLSETFIAQAKAYVAKKFGEEYVSKSIKGFAGDQNAHEAIRPTDITLTPEDAAKHFPMSATELKVYTLIYNNTIQAVMEPPVKEFLHYKLNNNGHEFRMHYSKVIFDGYYIFTGNDSKNEELPVHKVGDEITVKQYVSEGHETKPPARYNDGSLIEALDEIKVGRPSTFSSTVKIIKDRAYAELEGRALKPTEFGRLVLDILITNFPTIINEKYTSQLESELDQISEGEINYKNVMDNFWDKFNKSIEDSLDKIEKKVIPLESVGEICPEDGSELVYRHNKKNGQRFIACSGFPKCRFLKSDPNAKPTFRRKYPAKKDKEKKAE, encoded by the coding sequence ATGAATAATATTTTAGTGATAGTGGAGTCTCCAAGTAAAGAAAAAACGATTCAAAAATATTTAGGTGATAAATATGAAGTCATGTCTTCAGTAGGTCATATTGCAAAAATGAAAACTACTGGAAAAATGGGATTAGGTATTAATTTTGAAACTTGAGAGCCACAATATTCAATTGACCCGACTAAAAAAGAAATAGTCAAGAATTTAAAAAGAGCTGCAAAAAAAGCTTCACAAGTTTTAATTGCAACTGACCCCGACCGTGAGGGTGAAGCAATTGGGGATAATTTAGTTTCATTTTTAGCTATTAATGAAAAATATAAAAGAATTAAATATAATGAAATTACTAAAGAAGCAATTTTGAATGCAATTAAAAATCCTCTATTAATTGATGAAAATCTTGTAAAAGCACAAAAATCTCGTCGTATGTTAGATAGAATTATAGGATTTCGTTTATCAAAATTAATTAGTTCGAAAATTGTTAATTCACCAATCAATCCAAGTGCTGGAAGAGTGCAATCAATTGCTCTAAAATTGATTGTTGATCGCGAGAAAGAAATTGAAGCATTTGTACCTATTAATTATTTTATAATTGAAGCTAAAATTAATGCTTCAACCTCTGCAACTCTTTATAAAAAAAATGATAAAAAAGACTGAGAAAATACTTGAGTTTCACAAGCAGAAGCTGAAGAAATCATGAAAGAACTTCAAGGTAATTTAATAATTAATGAAATTAAAAAAAGTAAAAGAACAGAAATGCGTGCAACTCCATTTAAACAATCTGTTTTATATAAAAGAGCAGCTCTTTCTTCTTCAACAGTTCAATCTGCAATGCAAAAACTTTATGAAGGTTATGATGATGGTGGATTAATTTCATATCCAAGAACAGATTCAACAAGACTTTCCGAAACTTTTATTGCACAAGCTAAAGCTTATGTTGCCAAAAAATTTGGTGAAGAATATGTCTCAAAGTCAATCAAAGGATTTGCTGGTGATCAAAATGCTCATGAGGCAATTCGCCCTACAGATATTACTCTGACACCTGAAGATGCTGCAAAGCATTTTCCAATGTCAGCAACAGAATTAAAAGTTTATACATTAATTTATAATAATACAATACAAGCTGTAATGGAACCTCCTGTCAAAGAATTTTTGCATTATAAATTAAATAATAATGGCCATGAATTTAGAATGCACTACTCAAAAGTTATTTTTGATGGGTATTATATTTTTACAGGAAATGACAGTAAAAATGAAGAATTACCAGTACATAAAGTTGGGGATGAAATTACTGTTAAACAATATGTTTCAGAAGGACATGAGACAAAACCACCAGCTAGATATAATGATGGGTCTTTAATTGAAGCTTTAGATGAGATTAAAGTTGGTAGACCTTCAACTTTTTCTTCGACAGTAAAAATTATTAAAGATCGTGCTTATGCCGAACTAGAAGGTAGAGCACTAAAACCTACAGAATTTGGAAGATTAGTACTTGACATACTAATTACAAATTTCCCTACAATTATTAATGAAAAATATACATCACAATTAGAAAGTGAATTAGACCAAATTTCAGAGGGTGAAATTAACTATAAAAATGTGATGGATAATTTTTGAGATAAATTTAATAAATCAATTGAAGATAGTTTAGATAAAATAGAAAAAAAAGTTATCCCTTTAGAAAGTGTTGGAGAAATTTGTCCAGAAGATGGTTCAGAATTAGTTTACCGTCATAATAAAAAAAATGGTCAGAGATTTATTGCTTGTTCAGGATTTCCTAAATGTCGTTTTCTAAAATCTGATCCTAATGCTAAACCAACTTTTAGAAGAAAATATCCAGCTAAAAAAGATAAAGAAAAAAAAGCTGAATAA
- the gap gene encoding type I glyceraldehyde-3-phosphate dehydrogenase, whose translation MKKIAINGFGRIGRLVFRVLSKSSDVEVVAINDLTNPKTLAHLLKYDTAHGRFEGTVETSEDGLIVNGKTIKIFAERDPQNLPWKELGVDVVVESTGFFTSKDGAAKHIEAGAKKVLISAPATGGVKTVVYNVNHEKLSAEDTIVSAASCTTNALAPVVHFLDKEYKIVKGYMSTIHAYTADQRLQDAPHSDLRRARAAGANIVPSSTGAAKAIGLVVPSLEGKMDGIAVRVPVITGSFVDLVVELEKTPSVEEINALMKKNASDSFAYCDEPIVSSDIVRETHGSIFDATLTKSMTVDGKTIYKLYTWYDNESSYVNQYVRVLKHLAKLS comes from the coding sequence ATGAAAAAAATAGCAATTAATGGTTTTGGTAGAATCGGAAGACTAGTTTTCAGAGTTTTATCTAAATCATCAGATGTTGAAGTTGTTGCGATTAACGACTTAACAAACCCAAAAACACTAGCACATTTATTAAAATACGACACAGCACATGGACGTTTTGAAGGGACTGTTGAAACTTCAGAAGATGGTCTGATTGTTAATGGAAAAACAATTAAAATCTTTGCTGAAAGAGACCCACAAAACTTACCTTGAAAAGAATTAGGTGTAGATGTAGTTGTTGAATCAACAGGATTCTTCACTTCAAAAGACGGAGCTGCAAAACACATTGAAGCCGGTGCTAAAAAAGTTCTTATTTCTGCACCAGCAACAGGTGGTGTTAAAACAGTTGTTTACAATGTTAACCATGAAAAATTATCAGCAGAAGACACAATCGTTTCAGCTGCTTCATGTACAACTAATGCTTTAGCACCTGTTGTTCACTTTCTAGATAAAGAATACAAAATTGTTAAAGGATACATGTCAACAATTCATGCTTATACAGCTGATCAAAGATTGCAAGATGCACCTCACTCAGATCTAAGAAGAGCTAGAGCTGCTGGTGCAAACATTGTGCCTTCATCAACAGGAGCTGCAAAAGCAATTGGTTTAGTTGTACCTTCATTAGAAGGAAAAATGGATGGAATCGCTGTTAGAGTTCCGGTTATTACAGGTTCATTTGTTGACTTAGTTGTCGAATTAGAAAAAACACCATCAGTTGAAGAAATTAATGCTTTAATGAAGAAAAATGCTTCAGATTCATTCGCTTACTGCGATGAACCAATCGTTTCAAGTGATATTGTTAGAGAAACACATGGTTCAATTTTCGATGCTACTTTAACAAAATCAATGACAGTAGATGGTAAAACAATTTATAAATTGTATACATGATACGACAACGAATCTTCATATGTTAACCAATATGTAAGAGTTCTAAAACACTTAGCAAAATTATCATAA